The genomic interval TGTGAAATTAAATATTAATTTGTGTTCATCTTTAATTCAGTAGCAGACCTTATTCCTAGCTTCATATTAGGGCACTATAGCACTGCCAAGGCAAGGAGGCAGTTTTTATATTTCTCCAGTTCAGACAGTTTCTTTGTATGTCATGAAATAATGCCTTTAAAGTGCTGTAAGGTTACCGGAAGAATAGGCATTTTATTACTTGTCTTAGGGATCTTGCAGATACGTTGTCTGTGACTAGTGAAATTGGCAACCCCCATAGTCTTTAGAAGGTTCTGCATTTTTTATTACAGGATGGTGCATTGCAGTTAGTGGGCAGAGCTTGCAGAGGTCCATTTGTCTTATGTAATGTGCAGCACTGTCATAATCTGCATTACAGGCTTGCATAATAAAATGGTATAGGGATTAGTCCTAGTATGTTCTATTATAGACTTTAAGTGGATGGCTACTGAGGTTTCAGTTGCTGAGTTGCAACTAGCTGAGTTGGTCAGATATTATGCAAGTTtgggtgaccaaacttgcttaatgtaggAGCTACATATGATAAACTGCAGATGCTTGAGAattgcaagagagatgtttgagagccacaatatttaagcagCATTTAAATCTTTATATTTACCTATCATGAACATCAAActtacgttttaatccagtggactctcagggtgcaatcctaaccccttatgtcagtgctttccagcactggcatagcggtgccaatgggacatgtgctgcatcctgcaattgggtgtcactcacggaggcctcatcagtgtaaaggaatgtttgttcccttacctcagagctgcattgcccttatgtcagtgctggaaagcacagtgctggaaagcactgacataaggggttatgatTGCGCCGAGTGTGTCATTTCTCAGTTATCTTTTCTCTTGTCACGATGGCCTCTTAACAGTTTCTTTCTTTGATGTAGAGTTGAAATATATTACGGGTGTGtactgcttaacaactgttcacttaacgacagaccgcatatgagacagtggtcaaagcacaattaagatacttttaatgaggcaattgcgtctcccatagtctgcagcagggggtctgtttaataataataataataataataataataataataataataataataagacaggtatttatataccgcctttcatggtcttcagatttctcctcagactttatttcaaggcggtttacacaggcaggctatactaaatccctatagggatttttacaattgacaaaggttctgtctttcaagaactacaacatttcagatggatccttttatgatctggtatcacattctggcctcccatgcaagctgacaatccttcatatctcacttgaagggcggccaaagagcagatggaaaaactcggttcggcttgtcagctgcttcaaggtctcaccgttcacggtgccggtggcctcaaactggcgaccttcagctgttatcttcaggcaaatggaggctctaccctctagaccagacctcctgccctgtttacacaacagagaggttctaagtgcaaagaagaggcaatatatctccagtagcctggtggagccagctagtgtctggcagggagtgtctgtttatacaacaaaggcaatagattggaatgttcacttaatgacctaatcgtataacaacagggataagagaacgtatccctgtcgttaagtggcacacaccaatATTTACATTAGCTTTTGGGGGTGGGTAAGGGTGGAAAACCGCTGGTTGTCTCTTATATAACCTGTTTTTATTGTGTATTCACGTTTTTAGTTGGTTGTGTATTGCTTTTTACTTGTCACCACCTATGAGTTTTTTGAATTATTATACTATTTctgtgctggttttaaatgaTCTAGATTTTAACTGTTTTTTATCATTCTATGCTGTGTTTTATGTATTAAgttttgtgagccgccttgagcttttggaaaggcggagtataaatgtattaaataaataaaactatccCTTTAAATTGCAGGGAACAAAAAAGAGGTCCCAGTTGGACCTTGAACTAGAGATTGAAAACATGGGAGCTCACCTTAATGCTTATACATCAAGAGAACAAACAGTGTATTATGCAAAAGCTTTCTCAAAAGACTTGCCAAGAGGTAACTGTGGCTTTTGATAAATTAATTTGGCTTTTTTCTCCTAAAAGAATACCATACAAATTCAGCAGAAGCACATTTTCCTAGCTGTTTTGTAGTCTTCAGCATCTTACTGTTCAGCTTTGAGAAACATAATGATGGCAGCTAATGTTACTGACCTACCCTGAGTGATCTCCAGTAATTTTCTGTGTGAATATTCTTAATTCATGCTAATGTATGTGCCCGTTCCAAAAATAGCAAATACAGAAATGTTTGGATATTGTGGATATTGGATATTTGTGACTGAAAAATAACTCTGAGCCCTAGAATTTAGGGCTGTTCTGCATATTCATGGGAGAAAACCTGAATTTGCCACTGGACACACGTTCCTGTAAGATGAATGTTGGCAAGCTTGTATTGGTTGCATTCTCAATTTACATTTTGATGTTTGTACTTAAAGTAGTTCACAGTCTGATCCCATGCACGTTTAGTTGAAAGCAAATTCCACTGAgttaaatagggcttacttccaagtaagtgtgcatgggattgcagccttaaaaataCACTTCAAAAATAATGTGTGATGAGACCTTTAGCACCACTTAAGGTTAGTTTTCTAGGCTAGAATCTGTGTATTTTGATTTTAACTCTAGCTTTCAAGTCTCTCTTGGTGGTGAAGAACAGAGTCCAGTTCTGGGTTAACTGCTGCAAGTTTTTCACTTGACAGGTCTTAATAGTTCCTGCACTGGAAATACAATTGATCACAATTGATATCTGTTGGAGTCTATAAATAGTTGGTCTCTAAAATTACATAAGATACCTGTGCAGCTTCCCTGGCTATTTCTAAATTCTGAATTGTGAGCCTTCCTCCACTCATCCCCCTTTATCCTATGTtgtaacttagagcccaatcctgaactttccAACACCGGCAGTATGCATGTACTaccagctctgggtgtcacaaacgtgctgtaaagtactttcaTGGCACCTGGAGAACAAGGAGTACTGGCGCTGGGCCAGAGCCAGTTgatgctgagcctcagcaccaagAAGATGTCACTGAGGAGCAGCTGGTGGTAAATAACACCACCACTTGGTGGTGAggcttcttggggcagggagggaggaggaaaagggagcagaattggattggggaagggaggattgggtccaggaggggtgtggagatggtggcagagtctACCAATTATCCTGTGCTCGCTCCCTGGCTGtggagccctacatgggtctcctcaattcagtgcccactcaatagtgggtgcagagtcatggagacccattggagccacagcagcattacccggggtaaggaagcaaaagctcccttaccctgaagagactctGGTGACTGCCTCGCCGCCCACAAGATacagtggcagctattttggtgccactgttcctctgggcactgagcagctttggattgggctgcgcTACATTTGTATCCCATTTAAGTTTTAATAATGTGTCAGATCTTATTCTGAAACCAAGACTGCATTCTTCAGGATACTCATCAGGAACAAGTTCCAGAAAAAACTcatgagattaagggcccaatcctatccaactttccaacaccagtgcaaccacagtgcagcccagcgataatggaacaaacattcccttaccttgaggaggcctccaagactgcctccccattacAGGTaggagtgcatgccccattggcactgctgcatcggcactggaaaattggataggattgggccctaagctgctTGAGGAAGggtataaaaatgtcaaaaatcaGAGCAGTGTATTTATTCCTTTTTCCTATGTATGCTGAGCATGGGTAGTGCCTGCTTAATAGTTTCGCCTATCATTAGAAATGTAGTTAGGAAGTTTATTTGATGCAATATAGTGAAGAGTTATTGTTTTCTACATTACAAAAAcagtcattcattttttttcctttcccttcctccccagcTGTGGAAATTCTTGCCGACATCATACAGAATAGCACACTAGGGGAGGCAGAGATTGAGCGGGAGCGAGGAGTGATTCTTCGAGAAATGCAAGAAGTTGAAACCAATTTACAAGAAGTTGTCTTTGATTATCTTCATGCTACAGCTTATCAAAACACAGCATTGGGACGGACCATTTTAGGTCCTACAGAAAATATCAAGTATTGGCTTCACTTTAATTGCTCCTATAATGGCATTGCAATTTCTAAAGCAAAGGCACAGCAATCCTTTCTTTTGTGTATAACATGGTctccttttccttgtttttctaaTGTGCTTATAGGTCTATAAATCGTAATGATTTGGTGGAATATATTACAACACATTATAAAGGACCCCGAATGGTacttgctgctgctggaggtttGTATGAGAAACACTCTATTTGTGGTTTTATTATTTGCCTCCAACACATAGTAacctttttttcctccatgtCACCCATCAACTGTTGTCCTTGAtgcttgaaaaataaaaataaaaaaaataaaaaaggcttgAAGTTCCAGTACTACAGGCTATTGGCTTTAAGCAGGATACAGGAATGTCTACCTCTGCTTCACAAATAtgtactcagggcccaatccaatccaaatatccagagctgatgcagccacaatgcagccttgaggtaaaggaacaaatgttcccataccttgaggcctccTTGACAGCTCCTACCtacgctgcaggatgcagcacataccccattagcatacctgcatcagcacttgaaagttggataggattgggccctaaatcatttcATTCTGTTTAATACAGGAAGTTATTGGAAGAATGTTAGGGATGGCTTAGGGAAGACAACATTTGCAGCTTGGTTCATCCAGATTAAGGAATGAGATTACATATTTTCCCCACTACAGATCATTTTCTCTTAGATGTTCTTATCACTTAGTATTGATTTATTCTAAGTTTTGTATTTATTATAAGATATGTATTGTGATTTTGCATATATTTTATAATAAGAAAAAAGAGTAAGATGGAAGGAATCTGAAGAGTTAAGCAATAAAAAGTGGGCAATGGTTAAATAACGTGGTTAACAAAAAACTTTGGGCTCAAAACTGAAATATTGTTCTGCCAAGGGTTGGTTTGTTATAAAAACTAACATGCCATTGTTCACCAATTATTTAGGAGTTGCTCATGAGGAGTTGCTTGATTTAGCAAAGTATCATTTTGGTAATTTACCGTCTACACTGAAAGGAGGTGCGCCAGCCCTGCCCCCTTGCCAGTTCACAGGCAGTGAAGTAAGTTGAGTTTGCCCTTTTTCATTTTCAGACAAACTATAGAAGCAACAGCCTGAAAAATAACTGATAATGCACTAGTAACATAAGAGATCCAATTCGTTTAATTTCTAGTTCAATGGCAAAAACCTGTAAAAAAATATGATTAAGGAGTCAAGATTGTCAGCATTTTTCAAAGCAgtattattaggaatatttatatgctgcttttcaacaagtccagttcacaaagcggtttacatagcaaaataaatttgaataaatggtATTGATAGTGTGAGGAATATTATGTTTATGACATTTTTTGCCAGTTTCTTTGCTGCACTGATTTTTTTCTTACTCATTTAACTTGTTTTTCTATCCCAAGTTTCTACAGTACCTTGTTTTATAAAGTAGCAACTTTATCATAGAACTATTGATGAATAAAATTAAAGTTTTGCTGTTAGTTACTTAGTTGTGTACATGTGGTCAAGGTAGTTTTTGACTGTCTTTAAAATTTTGGCTGTTGTGTTAATGGTACCTTAATATTTTCAAATCTCTGAATTTTGTGATAATGATCAGATTCGAGTACGAGATGATAAGATGCCTTTGGCACATATTGCAATAGCTGTCGAAGCAGCAGGCTGGTGTCACCCAGACACAATTCCACTCATGGTGGCAAATACACTGATAGGCAACTGGGATCGTTCTTTTGGAGGTGGTGTGGTGAGTTGGATTCGAAGTTACTATCAGATAATAAAGGACTGTTCGTATCTCAGTCATTTTGCTAACTTGGCTCCTTGTAAAATGTGTCCAGTTCAAGGGTTTTGTAATTGTAAATGCAAGTAATCCTGTAATCTCATTTAAATCCCTAGATTATCAAGTGTTGGTGGGTGCAGAGGGGAGTGCACATACAAAAAACTGGAATTGCTTAAAAATGATCACATTAAGCTCGATACAACTGAAAGGCTCTACCACTCAAAACACATTCCCTTTCTTGCTTTACAGAACCTGTCCAGTAAGCTTGCACAAGTTGCATGTCATGGCAACCTTTGTCATAGTTTCCAGTCCTTCAACACCTGTTATACAGATACTGGATTATGGGGCGTCTATATGGTCTGTGAGGCAACTACTATAGAGGATATGATGCACTTCATTCAGAGAGAATGGTAAGGAAAAAAGCACTTCTGAAAGTAGTTCATTAGAGCTTGGTTAACTCTGCTTAAATAGGAATTGTAAGCAATTTAATGGACTGCAAATTAAAATATAATCCTATATAAAAACACCAGGGTTGGAGCCAAGAAAGAATGATGACTTTGTTTTTACCTCTTCCTTACACTACCCTTTTGAAAGTTGGTGCAGAATTTCACCCACAGGACACCACGTATAAAGCATGCAGTTTGTGTTGGAATTTAAATGTCCTTGATTGCAGCTGGTGTTGAGTTTGAACACTTTGCAATGTGTTCAAATGCTGACCAATGCAATCAGTTCAACTGATGACCAATGCAAGGTCATCAGTTGGAGCCTTACTCCATCTGATCTTTCAGAATTGCTAGGCCTACATAGCAGCTTAAGGAACAGAATGCTAGAAGATGTGTATGCTTTCTAGAGGCCTGCCCTTGAATTATTTCTGTTGTGCAATTATTTATTCCAGGTAGGTCTAGTGAAATGTGAAAAAGGAATGTATATCATGAACATGGGTGCAGGCAAATTAATCTATAATGCAGCTTCTCTCAATGTGTTTTAGGATACGACTATGTACCAGTGTTACTGAAAGTGAGGTGGCTCGTGCTAAGAATCTTCTAAAAACGAACATGCTGTTACAGCTGGATGGTAAGAATCATCATTGTATCTTCATGTTCAGTGTAATGAATTTGCATGAATATTAAAAGTTTGTCATTTTAGGTTCCACTCCCATTTGTGAAGACATCGGACGACAAATGTTGTGTTACAATCGTCGAATCCCAATTCCTGAACTTGAAGCAAGAACTGAAGTAAGAAACATGTTTGATTTTAGCATATCAGCTAGAGTGGTAGTTATACATAAAGCTTTGTGCAACAATTCTGTGGATGTGCAGAAAATCTGCGGTAGACAGTAGTGGGTAGAGAATTCAACTCTGTATCTCAGCATCATCAAAAGAAGGAAATTTGGAGTTTGTTTGAAAGGCTTGAAAGTTTTTGGACTATGGCTGCTGAAATCTCAGAAATGAGAGAAGAGTCTAAAAGGAAGCTGTTGTAGCTGGGGCAAGGTTCAGGGGCCTGCAGAATTCTGACCCCTTCTACTGAGTAATATAACCTGAATTATATAAAGAAAAATTATGCACACCTCAAACTGCAAAATTGATAGTTTGCAGATTCAGCTTTTAGTGCAGAATTTGGATTGTCTGGTTGCAGAATTTAAGCACTGGTATACATGCCTGGCTATCCTGAGGGTTTGCTTGTATTCTGATAACTCTACTAACTCTGTTAGTTAAACTGAAGTGAAATTGGCAGAAAGGAAGACTTACTGAGTGTACTTTATATTTGCAGGCAATTGATGCTCAAACCATCAGAGAAGTTTGTACAAAATATATCTATGACAAGTGCCCTGCCATTGCAGCTGTTGGTAAGAATTTACTTCCTAAAtggttaaaaaatgttaagatttACTTAAAATCAGACTTAAAAAAACTTTGTGTTTTAGGGCCACTTGAACAACTTCCTGACTATAACAGACTGCGCAGTGGCATGTACTGGCTCCGCGTTTGACAGTTATTGAAAAGCATTCCTGTTGATTTAAGAGATGCTTTTGGGACAGTCAAGGGATATCATCACAAAACTTTCAAGACTAGCAAAGTGTCTTTTGCAGGTTTGATGTTCTACAACAAAGCAAGTATGCATCTGCATACACAAAGCCACAAAGAAGTTCTTTGATTATGTCTAAAGAATAAAAAAGCATGTTctgtatttgcatttttattataaaacaaaacacactaaGATTGTCATTAAGAATCTCATTTCTTAGTTTTAGCAGCATTCACTACTTGCTCTTGGGCGGCTTTCTTTGCTTTGACCATTTCAACAAGTTCCTagaatgagagagaaaaagagagccatattcaatttcttttatttttatttagtagAATTTCTGGTTGTCATTACTATAAGTATTAAACAGTCAGAAAGAAACTTAAGTTGGCAATGTCCAATCTAATGCCAAGTAATCACTGAAGCCCTAAACATGTTATTTGTAGTTGTCATTTCAATCATCTTCTGCATACTCGCTAATTGTTGTAAAAACTCTTTTCACCTATTCAATTGCTAAAATCTGTGTTATTACATAAtaagttagatcagtggttctcaaactctaaaggagttttactccctcagtaagtctttgtgggggaggggctagggcagtgatacaatcccaggattgcgttgctcagaGGGGCAaggctttacagcacgtttgcaaccctcctggctggcacaagggacttgtccTGGCCCAAGTGAAGAGGGCCCAATCCCACTCAGCctgccagtgctgatgcagctccaaggtaagggaacaaatattcccttatcttgtggaggccgcAGGGactgcccttccactgcaggatgcagcacatgccccattggcatggctgcatcagtgctagaaagttggaaaggattgaacCCTTAGTGTACTATGGTTCTTTTTAGCAGTCCTGCCACAGGATGCTTGCTACAGTGTGGTGCATGGTATAGCAATTTGTCATTTGCAGGTTGCATCTCAAGAAGTCATGCAAGCAGGTTTGACATTGACAGTCTTCAGCAAGCAACTTCCACCTTGGTTCTTGATCTTTTAAGGAACAGTTAAGGGTTTGCGTAGCAGTGAAGGGGTATCAAAGTGCTGATGTGGAAAGCAGCAAACACAAACTTATCTTCATCTCCTGAGCTAGCAATGAGTGAAGTTCATTCAACAGAGCAATTGTACATATATAGTCTTCTTCAAGTAAAAACAGAAGCATTTTCCCACCTTGTATCGCTTCATGCAGTCTTTTTTTGATCGGCCTGGAACAGAAGCTGCTATTTTCTCCCACCTTTCAGGAGTGTTCACTGGATATGTCTTCAGAGCTTGTTCTAGAAGTTTTTGCTCTTCTGTTGTCCAAGGAGATGAATCTGTAAATGGTACTGTTGAAAAAAGAGTCGTACACAAACAAGAAATTAGTGCTTAAATCAACAAGATCCCTAGTGAAGAGAAACTGTGCGAAGGTCCTCCTGAGAAATGTTCTAGCCTTTGCCCTCCTGCTACTTCTACTCCAAGCATTTGCATTTCAGCAATTACAGATTATAACATCAGACAAGGGTGAAATCCTCTTCCAACACTTGTCAAACATCTCCTAAAAAGACTAGACCTTGTCAATCTGTGAGGGATACAGCTCATACAATGCCCCAGGAACTTGGTTAGTTTGGTTTCTCAAAGAGAAGCAATGAAAAAGACATCCACCATGTAAGTGACACTATATTTGGCCACAAGGACTTCAATGAAGCAGGGCAGTGCCATTCAAAGGAAAAACCTCAACTAGCATCCAGTGGCAAAACTGAAAGCATTTTCTTAAGCAGATGTCAATGTAGAATAGTCCAcagattgttgtttttttttaaaaaaggataattTCTTCCATGTTTACCTTCAAAACGTTCGGATGGTGTAGCACTGTCAGTCTGTGGCACAACTCCATGCTCTTTTTTAAATTTATCAAAAGCTTTCTTATTTATGTCATCCTTTTGATGAGGATCTGAAGAGAATAAGACAGACTGAGTAGGAGTAGCTGACATAATTACTAATAATACAAGATGAAGTTTTAAATAGCCCTACCCCAAACAAAAATTTAACATAAAATCAATTGGTGTTATTAAGTTTTAAAGGCTAATGGTCAGGACATCTACCTGAATTTCTGTGTCATGAATGTGAATTTGCATTAAATTATGGAAGTATTTTTTCCATGTATAGTGGCatctgcaattctatccacacttaactgtgagtaagccgcattgaccatcattgttaaaagcatataaatagtagcgtgttgaaagtacagatttgtaacatttcctcaaatgcagtcatatcaTGTCTAAtagcaagtctaatataataaaataaacattgaaatgaatagggacccacctgaaattggctcgcaacccacctgctGGGACTTGACCCAAAGTGAGAAACCCTAATTTGATCCCTTAGCTTTTGTCTCTAgtgcaggtgtctccaaactttttcagTATGAGGGTCACATCATATAGTTTTATAAATGAACACATTTTAAGTGAATGAAGTTTTACttaaatgtgacaattacaaagaaaaatgCCATGTTTAAACTGAGAAATATTTCTCAtgataaaaatgtcaaacattagcaaaaaaaTTAACACCAAAATATTTTAAGATGCTGTGGTCCAAATTAAATCTTGTGGGGGCCATATGTGGGTCACAGTTTGGAGACGCCTGCTCTAGTGAATAGCGACAGCAATTTGTAACAGCTGCCTGAAAGCTTAACCAATTACATTCAGCATTATT from Tiliqua scincoides isolate rTilSci1 chromosome 7, rTilSci1.hap2, whole genome shotgun sequence carries:
- the PMPCB gene encoding mitochondrial-processing peptidase subunit beta translates to MAAAVAAGCLAGKRLLQAFPSHLVARSSASGRRSVHLGKSRLRAINVAPQIVLNVPETKVSSLENGLRVASEDSGLSTCTVGLWIDAGSRYEDEKNNGTAHFLEHMAFKGTKKRSQLDLELEIENMGAHLNAYTSREQTVYYAKAFSKDLPRAVEILADIIQNSTLGEAEIERERGVILREMQEVETNLQEVVFDYLHATAYQNTALGRTILGPTENIKSINRNDLVEYITTHYKGPRMVLAAAGGVAHEELLDLAKYHFGNLPSTLKGGAPALPPCQFTGSEIRVRDDKMPLAHIAIAVEAAGWCHPDTIPLMVANTLIGNWDRSFGGGVNLSSKLAQVACHGNLCHSFQSFNTCYTDTGLWGVYMVCEATTIEDMMHFIQREWIRLCTSVTESEVARAKNLLKTNMLLQLDGSTPICEDIGRQMLCYNRRIPIPELEARTEAIDAQTIREVCTKYIYDKCPAIAAVGPLEQLPDYNRLRSGMYWLRV